Genomic segment of Columba livia isolate bColLiv1 breed racing homer chromosome 31, bColLiv1.pat.W.v2, whole genome shotgun sequence:
TGACCTCACGATGACCTCACGATGACGTCACAGGTGGCGGGAGGCGGggccagcggcagcagcagcgctaCGCGAACAGCCTGAGGCTCCTGCGCATCATCTACGAGCGCCAGTAGCCACGCCCCCCTCAGGCCACGCCCCCTAATGCCACACCCCCCCCCGAGGTCACGCCCCCAAGAGGCCACACCCCCCCCCACCTTCTTCCATCATCCCTCCCATTGCTACCTATGGGAGCAACAAGCCCCGCCCCCAGCGTGGCCACACCCCAGACCACGCCCCCAAGAGGCCACACCCCTATTGGTAACGCCCCCATAGGCCACACCCCCAACAGGCCCAcacccccaaaaccttcacCCCATTCCTCTCATAGCCACCTATGGGGAGCAGCAAGCCCCGCCCCTCAGCGTGGCCACACCCCAGACCACGCCCCCAAGAGGCCACACCTCCGAGTGGCTACGCCCCCCATAGGCCACGCCTCCAAGAGGCCACACCCCCAAGACCCCTCCATCATGCCTCTCATTGCCACCTATGGGAAGTAACAAGCCCCGCCCCTCAGCGTGGCCACACCCCAGACCACGCCCCCAAGAGGCCACACCTCCGATTGGCTACGCCCCCCATGAGGCCACACCCCCAAGATCCCTCCATCATCCCTCCCATTGCCACCTATGGGAAGCAACAAGCCCCGCCCCTCAGCGTGGCCACGCCCCCAATAGGCGACTCCCCATTGGCTACGCCCCCATGGGCCACACCCACAAGAGGCCACACCCCCAAAACCTTCCCCCATTGCCATATATGGGGAGCAACAAGCCCCGCCCCTTATCTTTGCCACACCCCCTTAACCCCATCGCTCCCATTGGCGCCCACCCGAGGCCACGCCCCCTGTAAGCCCCACCCCCTCCATAAAGGTTCTTCACCTCCCATTGTTTTCGATTGGGGTGGGTGGGGCTTGACTGGGACACGCCCACTCAGGGTGGGGCCAATAACACACGTGACCTAAGAGGGCGGGGCCAAAGCGGCTttaattggggggggggggggattgAGGAGCCCCAAAACTTCCAGAAACAGCCTCAAAacggggttggggggggggggggtgatgATGTCACATGTTGTCACATGATGTcacctggggggggggggggtgggggggggggggggaacgtGGTCAACAtccctcccggacacctgggtccctcccgaacgcctgggtccccagaactcctgggtccccccccacccctctgACCCCCCCCAACTCTCtgatccccccccccccgaactcctgggtcccccccacccctctgccccccaccctgaactcctgggtccctcccgaactcctgggtccctccagaaCTCCTGgtccccccccgaactcctgggtccctcctgaactcctgggtccccccccacccctctgccccccccgaactcctgggtccctcccgaactcctgggtcccccccacccctctgccccccaccctgaactcctgggtccctcccgaactcctgggtccctcccgaactcctgggtccccccccgaactcctgggtccctcctgaactcctgggtccccccccacccctctgcccccccccgaactcctgggtccctcctgaactcctgggtccccccccacccctctgccccccccgaactcctgggtccctcccgaactcctgggtccccccacccctctgcccccccccccagaactcctgggtccctcccgaactcctgggtcccccccacccctctgcccccccccccccgaactcctgggtccctcccgaactcctgggtcccccccccacccctctgccccccccgaactcctgggtcccccccgaactcctgggtccctcccgaactcctgggtcccccccattCTCACCTCCATTCCTCTCCATTCCACCTCGGGCCGCACCAAATCTCccaggctgggggggggggggctgtcCCCAATATATTTGAGACCCACCCCCCCCCATTATATCGGGGGGGTCCACCCCATAAATGTGGGGGGGTCCTCCCCATAGATCTGGGAGGGTCCACCCCATAGatttgggggggtcagggggtcccCAGGGGGAGGGTAAAGGCCAAATAGTCCCCCAGGGCCCCCCAACTTTGCCGCTGGCTTTGGAACAGCCCGACCCACAGACCCAGGGCAGCCCCCCATAGGCCCAGACCCAGCGCCGAGCGACGGACGTCTGAAAACACACCGTAACGTATAGAATTATATACATTAACCTCAACTTATGGCATGGGGGGGTAGGGGGGACCCCCCCGGACCCACATATTGACCCCCAAGTCTATACGCCCTCCCAGTTGttcccagtatggaccagtatggggcgccccccccccccccccaaactccACTAGACCCCACAATGCCCATCTCAACGTACATCAAAAACGTATAGAATTATATGGAATTATATAGAATAATGTCAGGTTATGGGGATGGGGGGTAGGGGGGACCCCCCCGGACCCACATATTGACCCCCAAGTCTATAGACCCCATAGACTCctatagacccccatagacccctatGGAGTCCATAGACCCctatagacccccatagacccctatAGACCCCCATACACTCCACAGACCCCCATAGACCTCTATAGACCTCTACGGACCTCTATGGACCCCTATGGACTCTATAGACCCCCATAGATCCCTATAGACCTCTATAGACCCTACAGACCCCTATGGACTCTATAgccccccatagacccctatAGATCTCTATGGACCCCTATGGACTCTATAGACCCCCATAGATCCctatagacccccatagacccctacagacccctatagacccctacagacccccatagacccctatAGATCCATAGGGGACTCAGGTCCggatctgctgctgctccccttaGGGTTGAACCATAAACACCCAGAGCTCCTATGGACTCTATAGCCCCCTATGGACTCAATAGCTCCCCATAGCCCCCTATAGCCCCctatagacccccatagacgcCACAGACCCCCATAGACCTCTATAGACCTCTATGGACCTCTATGGACTCTATAGACCCCCATAGATCCCTATAcccccccatagacccctatAGACCCCTATAGATCCATAGGTGACTCAGGTCCggatctgctgctgctccccataGGGTTGAACCACCAACACCCCAGAGCTCCTATGGACTCTATAGCCCCTATGGACTCCATAGACCCCTATAGCCCCCTATAGCCCCCTATAGACCCCTATAGACCCTCATAGACTCCACAGACCCCCATAGACCTCTATAGACCTCTATGGACCTCTATGGACCCCTATGGACTctatagacccccatagaccacTATAGATCCCCATAGACCCCTATAGATCCATAGGTGACTCAGGTCCggatctgctgctgctccccataGGGTTGAACCACAAACACCCCAGAGCTCCTATGGACTCTATAGCCCCCTATGGACTCCATAGACCCCTATAGCCCCctatagacccccatagacccctatAGACCCCTATAGACTCCACAGACCCCCATAGACCTCTATAGACCTCTATGGACCCCTATGGACCCCTATGGACTCTATAGACCCCCATAGATCCCTATAGCCCCCTATAGACCCCTATAGACCCCTATAGATCCATAGGGGACTCACAGGTCCggatctgctgctgctccccataGGGTTGAACCACAAACACCCCAGAGCCCCTATGGACTCTATAGCCCCCTATAGCCCCCTATAGCCCCCTATAGCCCCCTATAGACCCCTATAGATCCATAGGTGACTCAGGTCCggatctgctgctgctccccataGGGTTGAACCACAAACACCCCAGAGCCCCTATGGACTCTATAGCCCCGTATGGACTCTATAGCCCCCTATAGCCCCCTATAGACCCCTATAGCCCCCTATAGAGCCCTATAGACCCCTATAGATCCATAGGGACTCACAGGTCCggatctgctgctgctccccataGGGTTGAACCACAAACACCCCAGAGCCCCTATGGACTCTATAGCCCCCTATAGACCCCTATAGCCCCCTATAGCCCCCTATAGCCCCCTATAGACCCCTATAGATCCATAGGTGACTCAGGTCCggatctgctgctgctcccataGGGTTGAACCACAAACACCCCAGAGCTCCTATGGACTCTATAGCCCCCTATGGACTCCATAGCCCCCTATAGAACCCTATAGCCCCCTATAGACCCCTATAGACCCCTATAGATCCATAGGGGACTCACAGGTCCggatctgctgctgctccccataGGGTTGAACCACAAACACCCCAGAGCCCCTATGGACTCTATAGCCCCCTATGAACTCCATAGACCCCTATAGCCCCCTATAGACCCCTATAGACCCCTATAGACTCCACAGACCCCCATAGACCTCTATAGACCTCTATGGACCTCTATGGACCCCTATGGACTctatagacccccatagaccacTATAGatccccatagacccccatagacccctatAGACCCCTATAGACCCCTATAAATCCATAGGTGACTCAGGTCCggatctgctgctgctccccataGGGTTGAACCACCAACACCCCAGAGCTCCTATGGACTCTATAGCCCCCTATGGACTCCATAGACCCCTATAGCCCCctatagacccccatagacccctatAGACCCCTATAGATCCATAGGGGACTCACAGGTCCggatctgctgctgctccccataGGGTTGAACCACAAACACCCCAGAGCCCCTATGGACTCTATAGCCCCCTATGAACTCCATAGACCCCTATAGCCCCCTATAGACCCCTATAGACCCCTATAGACTCCACAGACCCCATAGACCTCTATAGACCTCTATGGACCTCTATGGACCCCTATGGACTctatagacccccatagaccacTATAGatccccatagacccccatagacccctatAGACCCCTATAGACCCCTATAGATCCATAGGTGACTGAGGTCCggatctgctgctgctccccataGGGTTGAACCACCAACACCCCAGAGCTCCTATGGACTCTATAGCCCCCCTATGGACTctatagacccccatagaccacTATAGATCCCCATAGACCCCTATAGATCCATAGGGGACTCAGGTCCggatctgctgctgctccccataGGGTTGAACCACCAACACCCCAGAGCTCCTATGGACTCTATAGCCCCCTATGGACTCCATAGACCCCTATAGCCCCCTATAGCCCCCTATAGCCCCCTATAGACCCCTATAGACCCCTATAGATCCATAGGGGACTCACAGGTCCggatctgctgctgctccccataGGGTTGAACCACCAACACCCCAGAGCTCCTATGGACTCTATAGCCCCCTATGGACTCTATAGCCCCCTATAGCCCCCTATAGACCCCTATAGATCCATAGGGGACTCACAGGTCCggatctgctgctgctccccataGGGTTGAACCACCAACACCCCAGAGCTCCTATGGACTCTATAGCCCCCTATGGACTCCATAgacccctatagcccctatagacccccatagacccctatAGCCCCCTATAGATCCATAGGGGACTCACAGGTCCggatctgctgctgctccccataGGGTTGAACCACAAACGCCTCCCTGAAGAACCAAAGCACGTTCACCAGCCACAGGAACGGCAGCAGCGCGAAACCCCCTGTAATTAGTTAATTAACGTTAATTAGCGCTAATTAACACCCTCGGGACCTCGGTAACAACCTCAGGAACCCCCCCAGGTCATTAAACCCCCCCCCCGGGTTAATTAATCCCCCCAAGTTAATTAACAATTGAGTCTTGGGGGTGAAACCACATGAAGGGTGAATGGAACCCATTGGAATTAACGCTAATTAATATACTAATTAACGCACTAATTAACCCAATAACCACCTAGGAGTCAATTAACCCCCTCAGGAGTCATTAATTAACCCCCCAGGTCATTAAACCCCCCCCGGGGTTAATTAATCCCCCCAAATTAATTAACAATTGAGTCTTGGGGATGAACCAACACGAACTGTAGATGGAACCCATTGGAATTAACACTAATTAATATACTAATTAACGCACTAATTAACCCAACAACCACCTAGGGAGTCAATTAACCCCCTCAGGAGTCATTAATTAACGCCCCAGTTCATTAAATCCCCCCCCGGGTTAATTAATCCCCAAGTTAATTAACAATTGAGTCTTGGGGATGAACCAACATGAAGGGTGAATGGAACCCATTGGAATTAATGCTAATTAATATACTAATTAACGTACTAATTAACCCAATAACCACCTAGGGAGTCAATTAACCCCCTCAGGAGTCATTAATTAACCCCCCAGGTCATTAAACCCCCCCCAGAGTTAATTAATCCCAAGTTAATTAACAATTGAGTCTTGGGGGGATGAACCAACATGAAGAGTGAATGGAACCCATTGGAATTAACACTAATTAATATACTAATTAACGCACTAATTAACCCAACAACCACCTAGGGAGTCAATTAACCCCCTCAGGAGTCATTAATTAACGCCCCAGTTCATTAAATCCCCCCCCGGGTTAATTAATCCCCCCAAATTAATTAACAATTGAGTCTTGGGGGATGAACCAACATGAACTGTAGATGGAACCCATTGGAATTAACGCTAATTAACACACTAATTAATGAACTAATTAACTCAATAACCCCCCTAGGGAGTCAATTAAGCCCCCCAGGGATTAATTAACCCCACCCACTAATTAATTAACCCCCCAGTGCTTAATTATTGGGGTGATTGAAGCCCCATTAACAGCAGCACAGGGTCATTAATTAACCCCTATGGGACTAATTAACCCCCCCAGAGTCATTACTTAACCCCTAAGGGACTAATTAACCATCCCCAAGTCATTAATTAAGCCCTATGGGACTAATTAACCCCATCCAGGGTCATTAATTAATCCCTATGGGACTAATTAACCCCCCCAGATTAATCAATTAACCCCTATGGGACTAATTAACCCCAACCAGGGTCATTATTAACCCCTATGGGACTAATTAACCCCCCCAGATTCATCAATTAACCCCTATGGACTAATTATTAAAGCTAATTAACCCACCGGGGGGGTTATGGCGGAAGTGGGCGGGGCGACGGGCGGAAAAGGGCTCAGAAAGGGCGGAAGTGGCGGGAAAAGGTGGGTGGGGGGGGTCAGAAAGGGCGGAAGTGGGAGTGCAAAAGGGGGCGGAAGTGACCGGGAGAGGGCGGAAGTAGCGGGGAAAAAGGGCGGACAAAGCTCAAAGGCGGGCGGAACGCCGGGCGGAAGCGGCGACAAGAAGGGCGGAAGTGGGCGTGGCTCACCGCGGTAGTACTTCCGGCACAGCTCCAGCTTCTCCTCATTGGACACGCGGCCCAGGTTCatctgggggggggggggggggggggggtggggggtggggaagaAATGGGCGGGAAGCGCGACTTCCGGCTCCGCCCCTCCCATTTCGGCCCCGCCCACAAATCCCacccccgctgccccccccccccccccccccaaattccGACCCCCCCAGCGCCCCCCAAGTGTCTCCGggaccccccgggaccccccagacccccccgcccccccccccgggccccccaagtgccgcccccggccccacaAGCGCCACACGGCCCAACCTCGGCGGAGGAAACCACTTCCGGTCCCGCCCCCCGGCGCGGGGAGCGATGGGAGCGGCGGCTCCGCCAATGGGAAGCGAGGGGAGGGGCGGGAGGAGGAtggccggacgcctgggtccctccccgaactcctgggtcccttggggcactcctgggtccctcccgaactcctgggtccctcccgaaatcctgggtccctcccgaactcctgggtcccccccgaactcctgggtccctggggcactcctgggtcccttcccgaactcctgggtccctccccgaactcctgggtcccttggggaactcctgggtcccctccgaactcctgggtcccttcccgaactcctgggtccctggggcactcctgggtccctccccgaactcctgggtcccttggggaactcctgggtcccctcccgaactcctgggtcccccccgaactcctgggtccctccccgaactcctgggtccccccgaactcctgggtccccccccgaactcctgggtccctcccgaactcctgggtccctcccgaactcctgggtccctggggcactcctgggtcccccccgaactcctgggtcccccccgaactcctgggtccctcccgaactcctgggtccctggggcactcctgggtcccttcccgaactcctgggtcccccccgaactcctgggtccctggggcactcctgggtcccttcccgaactcctgggtccctcccgaactcctgggtcccttggggaactcctgggtcccctcccgaactcctgggtcccttcccgaactcctgggtccctgggcactcctgggtccctccccgaactcctgggtcccttggggaactcctgggtcccctcccgaactcctgggtcccccccgaactcctgggtccctccccgaactcctgggtcccccccgaactcctgggtcccccccgaactcctgggtccctcccgaactcctgggtccctccgaactcctgggtccctggggcactcctgggtcccccccgaactcctgggtccccccccgaactcctgggtccctcccgaactcctgggtccctggggcactcctgggtccctccagtCTCTTTATTGTGGGCGGAGCTTCCGCCgcctttaaattaaaatacaaaacaaaccccaaaccaaccgaAATTGCCccaaaaacataaaaacccccaaaaaaccccaaagtgcgtaaaaaagccccaaaaatCTTAcaaaggtggggggggggggggggggaggggcctGGGggtggcacccatgggtgcccccgatgggggggggggggtgtcacCCAATGGGTGGGGGGGTCACCAATGGTTGGGGGGTCACTCATGGGTGGGGGGTCACCAATGGGTGGGGgggtcacccatgggtgggggggtctcagggtgtccctgtgtcacccatgggtgcccctgGTGGCATCTCCAGAGGTCCCGTGTGTCAACTCCTGTTGTCCCCAGTTGACCAATGGGTGCCCCCCATGACCAATGGGTGCTCCCCATGACCATTGGGTGCTCCCCATGACCATTGGGTGCCCCCCATGACCAATGGGTGCTCCCCATGACCATTGGGTGCTCCCCATGACCATTGGGTGCTCCCCATGACCACTGGGTGCTCCCCATGACCATTGGGTGCCCCCAGTTGACAGTTGGGTGCCCCCCATTGACTCTTGGGTGCCCCCATGACCATTGGGTGCCCCCAGTTgaccattgggtgtccccagtTGACCATTGGGTGCTCCTCATGACCATTGGGTGCTCCTCATgaccattgggtgtccccagtTGACCATTGGGTGCTCCCATgaccattgggtgtccccagtTGACCATTGGGTGCCCCCCATGACCATTGGGTGCCCCCAGTTGACCATTGGTGCTCCCCATGACCATTGGGTGCTCCTCATGACCATTGGGTGCTCCCCAGTTgaccattgggtgtccccagtTGACTCTTGGGTGCTCCTCATGACCATTGGGTGCTCCCATGACCATTGGGTGCTCCCCATgaccattgggtgtccccagtTGACCATTGGGTGCCCCCAGTTGACCATTGGGTGCTCCTCATGACCATTGGGTGCTCCTCATgaccattgggtgtccccagtTGACCATTGGGTGCTCCCCATgaccattgggtgtccccagtTGACCATTGGGTGCTCCCAGTTGACCATTGGGTGCTCCTCATGACCATTGGGTGCTCCTCATGACCATTGGGTGCCCCCCATGACCATTGGGTGCCCCCAGTTgaccattgggtgtccccagctgACCATTGGGTGCCCCCCATGACCATTGGGTGCCCCCAGTTGACCAATGGGTGCTCCCAGTTGACTCTTGCATGTTCCCCATGACCATTGGGTGCTCCTCATgaccattgggtgtccccagtTG
This window contains:
- the PSENEN gene encoding gamma-secretase subunit PEN-2; protein product: MNLGRVSNEEKLELCRKYYRGGFALLPFLWLVNVLWFFREAFVVQPYGEQQQIRTYVRRSALGLGLWGAALGLWVGLFQSQRQSWGALGDYLAFTLPLGTP